The following coding sequences are from one Prochlorococcus sp. MIT 0604 window:
- a CDS encoding heme-copper oxidase subunit III, whose amino-acid sequence MTTLDSSKEIQKNNSEVNETHEDFRMFGLITFLIADGMTFAGFFAAYLTYKAVNPLPDGAIYELELPIPTLNTILLLVSSATFHKAGKALLKDKNSESQKWLLFTAFLGIIFLICQLFEYFHLPFGLTDNLFASTFYALTGFHGLHVTLGTLMILIIAWQSRIKGGRLTSQNMFPLEAVELYWHFVDGIWVILFIILYLL is encoded by the coding sequence ATGACAACTCTAGATAGCTCAAAAGAAATTCAAAAAAATAATTCTGAAGTCAACGAAACACACGAAGATTTCAGAATGTTTGGTCTTATAACTTTCCTAATTGCGGACGGAATGACTTTTGCTGGATTCTTTGCCGCTTATTTAACTTATAAAGCAGTCAATCCATTACCTGATGGTGCTATTTATGAATTAGAACTACCAATACCTACACTCAATACAATTTTGTTACTTGTTAGTAGTGCAACTTTCCATAAAGCAGGCAAAGCACTTTTAAAAGATAAAAACTCTGAATCCCAAAAATGGTTATTGTTTACTGCTTTTCTTGGAATTATATTTTTAATATGTCAATTATTTGAATATTTTCATTTACCTTTTGGATTAACCGATAATTTATTTGCAAGCACTTTTTATGCTCTTACTGGTTTTCATGGATTACATGTCACTTTAGGCACTTTAATGATTTTAATTATTGCTTGGCAATCAAGAATCAAGGGCGGAAGATTAACTAGTCAAAATATGTTCCCTCTGGAAGCTGTTGAATTATACTGGCATTTTGTAGATGGGATATGGGTTATTTTATTTATTATTTTGTATCTTTTATAA
- a CDS encoding riboflavin synthase: MFTGIIQSVGKLRQEKNILEIEILDNCFDMAIGDSIAVDGICLTVKEIFQNKFTVDVSEETLKKTTLGVKSNLNQIVNLEPALRVSDRLGGHIVSGHVDGLGTVENIEKLEKSWLLSIKWKNNNFSKYVVNKGSICVNGISLTIAKYEQEGEIFTIAIIPHTWHNTNLNKLNIGDSVNLEADALIKYVEKLLLFNKNSNQDLSSNNISSEWLKENGW, encoded by the coding sequence ATGTTTACAGGAATAATTCAATCAGTTGGAAAACTAAGACAAGAAAAAAATATTTTAGAAATTGAAATTCTAGATAATTGTTTTGATATGGCAATCGGTGACAGCATAGCTGTTGATGGAATTTGTTTGACAGTCAAAGAGATTTTTCAAAATAAATTTACTGTTGATGTTAGTGAGGAGACATTAAAAAAAACAACTTTAGGAGTAAAGTCGAACCTGAATCAGATCGTTAATTTGGAGCCCGCTCTTAGGGTGTCTGACCGCCTAGGAGGGCATATAGTCAGCGGACATGTTGATGGCCTTGGAACAGTTGAGAATATAGAAAAATTAGAGAAATCTTGGCTCTTATCAATAAAGTGGAAAAATAATAATTTTTCAAAATATGTAGTTAATAAAGGGAGTATTTGTGTAAATGGTATAAGTCTCACGATTGCAAAATATGAGCAGGAAGGAGAAATATTTACTATTGCGATAATTCCTCATACTTGGCATAACACAAATCTGAATAAATTAAATATCGGTGACAGCGTAAACCTTGAGGCAGATGCACTAATTAAATATGTAGAGAAATTACTTTTATTTAATAAAAATAGTAATCAAGATTTATCTTCAAATAATATTTCTTCCGAGTGGCTTAAAGAAAACGGTTGGTAA
- a CDS encoding AbrB family transcriptional regulator, which produces MLEGKELLEKAKLLSKKSEDEIARGCGYVGPSGRILRKSFYRALIEAKGYKIGNGRQGKNGNRASRGRQTEFKTKVHGNGNLLIGHAYTKKLGLEPGQEFKIDLKKESKTIYLIPIS; this is translated from the coding sequence ATGCTAGAAGGAAAAGAACTTCTTGAAAAAGCAAAATTATTAAGTAAAAAATCTGAAGATGAGATAGCAAGAGGTTGTGGGTACGTAGGTCCTAGTGGAAGAATCTTAAGAAAAAGTTTTTATAGGGCGCTTATTGAAGCTAAGGGTTACAAAATAGGAAATGGTCGTCAGGGGAAAAATGGTAATAGAGCTTCAAGAGGCAGACAGACAGAATTCAAAACTAAAGTTCATGGAAATGGAAACCTATTAATTGGTCATGCCTATACCAAAAAATTAGGTCTAGAACCTGGTCAGGAATTTAAAATCGATCTTAAAAAAGAATCAAAAACAATTTATCTGATTCCAATAAGTTAA
- a CDS encoding DUF2232 domain-containing protein — protein MKITTKNEALNIVETSYLASLSSLLWVALYYLPIGGALLRLILPLPMILLHLRRGTKIALEGLLIQFLLLFIIMGPVRGTLFLFPYGILAFWLGWCWFKEKSWNLSLTVGVVIGTLGFLLRVIALSTLVGDNLWVLITRASYGLIEKFLGLFNLPIYPSILSIQLGAILLIIFQEIVYVLTVHVVAYSLFPRFKLSIPDPPKLLDSLVNFNN, from the coding sequence ATGAAAATAACAACAAAAAATGAAGCATTAAATATTGTCGAGACCTCTTATTTAGCATCTCTTTCGTCTTTATTATGGGTTGCATTATATTATTTGCCAATTGGGGGAGCTTTATTAAGGTTGATTTTACCCCTCCCAATGATCTTGTTGCACTTGAGAAGAGGAACTAAAATTGCATTGGAAGGACTTTTAATACAATTTCTACTTTTATTCATAATTATGGGTCCTGTTAGAGGAACTTTATTTTTATTTCCTTATGGGATCTTGGCTTTCTGGTTAGGTTGGTGTTGGTTTAAAGAAAAGAGTTGGAACCTTAGTTTAACTGTGGGAGTTGTTATTGGAACCCTTGGCTTTTTATTAAGAGTAATAGCATTATCTACGTTGGTTGGAGATAATCTTTGGGTGTTAATTACTAGAGCGAGTTATGGTCTAATAGAAAAGTTCCTTGGATTATTTAATTTACCTATATATCCCTCAATTTTGAGTATACAATTAGGTGCAATTTTATTAATAATTTTTCAAGAAATAGTTTATGTCTTAACGGTACATGTAGTTGCCTATTCTCTGTTTCCTAGATTTAAATTATCCATCCCAGATCCTCCAAAATTATTGGATAGCTTAGTTAATTTTAATAATTAA
- the cobT gene encoding nicotinate mononucleotide-dependent phosphoribosyltransferase CobT: MYSTELGINFFGNESNKKRKLNKIEILKKNINNLKIFLIIAGTNTSQIPGISAAGINAKSRRTTALADAEFLLEGASKDHKYKLPLLNAGVTPALISHVCSKLINIYPVIVPLGIGAKPYFNHLVVEDRNLGPSNCITTGKSMPKERVLNLYEKGLAIGKSLKQPVLISESVPGGTTTAQAVMESFGLQVSNLVGSSLFKAPRELRRKVVKRGIFNANFKADFDSFDVVAAVGDPFQAFSMGLLIGARLAKQPVILSGGSQMLAVILLVLEFLDEKNKDELIEDVFIATTGWLVKDNSLNDLVNLINEKYDVKLLGLASPLNFKYSKYKELRDYELGHVKEGVGAGGISLLAFLDGFKNEEIVSLCQLNLEMMKGLGQISLEKDC, translated from the coding sequence ATGTACAGCACAGAATTAGGAATCAATTTTTTTGGTAATGAATCCAATAAAAAAAGAAAACTTAATAAGATAGAAATACTGAAAAAGAATATTAATAATTTAAAAATATTTCTTATAATTGCAGGCACTAATACATCTCAAATTCCGGGAATTTCCGCAGCAGGTATTAACGCAAAATCAAGGCGAACAACTGCCCTCGCAGATGCCGAATTTTTGCTTGAGGGTGCTTCAAAAGATCATAAATATAAATTGCCTCTTCTCAATGCAGGAGTAACTCCTGCCCTAATCAGTCATGTTTGTTCAAAGCTTATAAATATTTATCCAGTTATTGTTCCTCTGGGAATAGGAGCAAAGCCTTATTTTAATCATTTGGTTGTAGAAGATAGAAATTTGGGGCCATCAAATTGTATTACTACTGGTAAATCGATGCCTAAAGAAAGAGTTTTAAATCTCTATGAAAAAGGTCTTGCGATAGGAAAATCCTTAAAACAACCAGTTTTAATTTCTGAATCTGTACCGGGGGGCACCACAACTGCTCAGGCAGTAATGGAATCTTTTGGTTTGCAAGTATCTAATTTAGTAGGGAGTAGTTTATTTAAAGCACCAAGAGAACTAAGAAGAAAAGTAGTTAAAAGAGGAATTTTCAATGCAAATTTCAAGGCTGATTTCGACTCTTTTGATGTTGTCGCGGCGGTAGGTGATCCTTTCCAAGCTTTCTCAATGGGTCTATTAATTGGTGCAAGGTTAGCAAAACAACCTGTAATATTGTCTGGAGGAAGTCAGATGTTAGCGGTCATTTTGCTTGTATTAGAATTTTTAGATGAAAAAAATAAAGATGAACTTATTGAAGATGTTTTTATTGCTACAACTGGGTGGCTTGTGAAAGATAATTCTCTAAACGATTTAGTAAATCTAATTAATGAGAAATATGATGTCAAATTATTAGGTTTAGCCAGTCCTTTAAATTTCAAATATTCAAAATACAAAGAATTGAGGGATTATGAATTAGGTCATGTAAAAGAAGGTGTAGGTGCTGGTGGAATATCATTGCTTGCTTTCTTAGATGGATTTAAAAATGAAGAAATAGTTTCATTGTGTCAACTAAATCTAGAAATGATGAAGGGCCTAGGTCAAATTTCTTTAGAGAAGGATTGCTAA
- a CDS encoding aldo/keto reductase produces MIINSQKRSFGRGAKVSLFTLGTMRATESLEKMYSTIKNAYYVGINHIETAPTYGDAESLIGNSIKKLEIEENIKEKNWVITSKVLPKGDFDFLKNNFKQSLKNLNREKINNLAIHGLNLKKHLDWVLSGEGKKFISWILEKELVDQVGFSSHGNYSLIKDAINCEVFTFCSLHLHYLDQSKIALAEEAIKKGMGVLAISPADKGGRLYSPSDILIEASKPFHPLELAYRFLLAKGITTLSLGATKKKDFEFAHKLRNSLEKLTKLEKSALNKIEEVSNERLNSTKCEQCRSCLPCPNEVPIPEILRLRNISIGYGQLEFSKERYNLIGKAGHWWEEKNSSFCQECNECVPKCPSKLDIPNLLKETHNLLIEKPTKRLWG; encoded by the coding sequence ATGATTATTAATTCACAAAAAAGATCATTTGGTAGAGGGGCGAAAGTGAGTTTATTCACTTTAGGGACAATGCGCGCAACTGAAAGTCTCGAAAAAATGTATAGCACAATAAAAAATGCATATTATGTAGGAATTAACCACATAGAAACAGCACCCACTTATGGTGATGCTGAATCACTTATTGGAAATTCAATAAAAAAATTAGAAATAGAAGAGAATATAAAAGAAAAAAATTGGGTGATTACTTCCAAAGTTTTACCAAAGGGTGATTTTGACTTTTTAAAAAATAATTTTAAACAGTCTCTTAAAAATTTAAATCGCGAGAAAATTAATAATCTTGCAATTCACGGACTCAACTTAAAAAAACATCTAGATTGGGTTCTTTCTGGAGAGGGTAAAAAATTCATATCTTGGATACTTGAGAAGGAACTAGTTGATCAAGTTGGTTTTAGTTCTCACGGAAATTATTCACTAATTAAAGATGCAATTAACTGTGAAGTTTTTACTTTTTGTAGTCTTCATTTACATTATTTAGATCAATCTAAGATTGCTTTAGCAGAGGAAGCTATAAAAAAAGGCATGGGAGTTTTAGCAATATCACCTGCTGATAAAGGTGGGAGATTGTATTCTCCAAGTGATATTTTGATAGAGGCCTCTAAGCCTTTTCATCCATTAGAATTAGCCTATCGATTTCTACTGGCAAAAGGCATTACAACTTTATCCTTGGGGGCGACAAAAAAAAAAGATTTTGAATTTGCGCACAAACTTAGAAACTCATTAGAGAAGCTTACAAAACTTGAAAAAAGCGCCCTTAATAAAATTGAGGAAGTTTCTAATGAAAGATTAAATTCAACCAAATGTGAACAATGTAGATCTTGTCTTCCATGTCCAAATGAAGTGCCTATTCCAGAAATACTTCGTTTAAGAAATATATCTATTGGTTATGGCCAATTAGAATTTTCAAAAGAAAGATACAACTTAATAGGAAAAGCTGGCCACTGGTGGGAAGAAAAAAATTCCTCATTTTGTCAAGAATGTAATGAATGTGTTCCTAAATGTCCTAGTAAATTAGATATACCAAATTTATTAAAGGAAACTCATAACTTGTTGATTGAAAAGCCTACAAAAAGGTTATGGGGATAA